TGTGGCTCCCAGTGGAAGCCTGCCACCCCTCCTTTTTTCTCAAGCTTTTGTCACGGTGGCATTTAAGTGGCATTACTCACCAACTGGATGACCAAATGAAGGAGTCCCTTTGAGAGACCTGAAAGAGATGGATTTTAACTCCTGAGACCAGTGTCGCCTCTTGAAACAACAATAAGTCGAGATAAATGCCTACTGTGTTATTTGGATTCAGTTGATTCCTAAACCAAAAGTAGACATCTTTGTGAATCATGATCTAATAACCCAAACCCAGTAAAGTGACTGCtgcaatttcattttcatatccCCTTAAATATAGGAAATGATAGGTGAGAAGTattgtttcttatttttatgaaccaaatccacaaaaaaaagtcaattaagCACTCTTTTATTGCATGCTTCCCTGTAACCTAACACCTTTGAGAGTGATCTGGGCGTGGACCAAGTCATTAGTGGAAGTTTATATCTTCTTGCAGTTTATATGACTTGGGAAAGCAAACCTAAGCCCATCAGATGATTTAAGACCCCTAGGAGGTCATCTACACTTCCATTGTCTCACTGCTTTACAACACTACTTATTTTGGCCCCCCTACCCCAAAGTTATTTCTCTCATCTTGTGAAGGCTCATGTCCCCTCAGGGTCATTGGCCTGGGATCCCCTGCTGACTCGGTCCACCACGGGGAGTCAGTGTAATCACACAGGGGTAGTTATGGCATAAGCAGGTTCTGTCACTGGCACAATAGGTCTTGTTGTTAGAAACGGTGGTGGAGCAAGAAGATCATAATAAATCAGTCACATACCAAGAGCTTGACACgtatacatacacatgcatggaCACTTATTCGTGCAGTGGCCTCCAAGCGCCTTATGAAACTTGGCAAATATTCAATGCAGCAAACAGGTGTGGGAGGAGAGTAGGGGGAGCTGTTGTAATGAGCAATCTTATTATTCCAGTCAGTGTCTGCTAATGTTTCCATTAACAAGACAAAGTTGAAGTGCTCTTTTGGGGATCTTTAACCCTTATATGTAAGCATTTGTCATAGCATAACATGCCTCCACATACAGCATCACATTTTGACTTTACTCACACAAGTGCAAAAATGAAGAGTTGCATACAAAAGGTACATTCTGTGAAGGCAACACAAACAGTATGCAGTACTGAAGcttcacacatactgtagatctaCTCATCCAAACTCATGTAGTTGACTTTAGATGATGTCGCTGAAATGTTTTGTGGACCACATAGtataccatcatcatcatcatcaagtttTGCATGAGTCAGGATGCTCATAGTCatccaattttaaaaaagtggagCATAGAGCTGTGCAAAAAGTTGCtatatagataaatataaattaacCTGAGAAGGCAAATTAACCTCAAATGCCTCACTGTGATTTTCACAGAGGCTCTCAGAAACTGCTCTGACTTAACTGAAACTGGTCACACATTGCCAATCTAAAGCTTTAAATGTTCTGTATTTCATTTATTGGATACTACTACAGCCATCATTTATTGCTGAAGAAAGCAGCCGATAGATAGTCGAAAGCTCATTATGATGTGATCAGTTCGGTCAGAGTCTGTACAGTCATTCAACTATGCTCACAGACACTGGCTAAGGCATCTATAAAGATGTCTAGTCTAAGCACATTGGAATAAATAAAGAGATTTCCATTTTATTACACTGACCAGGCTAAGTTTATGTATCCCAGCTGCAGGCAGAGCGTTACGTTATATTAGAGTTGAGGGAACTGAAATGGCTTGCTTCTGTTTCAGGCCGGTAATTCAACATGCACATTAACCAAGTGAGGATGAGCGAGAACAGGGCGAGGACGCTGGCAACAAGCAGGCAGACATGGCCGACGGTGTTATTGAAGTTATGTACAAAGATGAGGCCCAGAAATAACAGCACCACCGTGGACAAGAAGGAGAAGATGGCGCACACACAAACCGTCGTAAACGCAACATGTTTGCAAGTCTGACAGCTGCCGTTGCTCTCCTGGGAGGTCGCAGAGGAGACGGTTGGACCTGTCTGGTCCTCTGTGTCTGGTGCGTTCACATGCTTAATCAGCGGGAGCGCCTGGGTCAGTGAGGTGTTGTCGGGGAGGTTGTGAACCAGATATTCCGGCACAGGGGTACGGTGCCGACACACAGGACAATCGATTCTCCATCCTCGACCCTCCCGGGAGTGCAGAGTTTCGAGGCACACCCGGCAGAAAGTGTGGGAGCAGCCCAGCAGTTTGGGAGTGTGACACCCCAAATCGAAGTAGTTGTAGCATATTTTACACTCGTACTCCTCGATGGGAAACGAGTCGGCGTTACAGTCGCCTCCCGTTTTGACAGTCTCCGCCATGTTCCGTCTAATAAAgcgagaaaaaaaagctttatttctTTATACTGTCCATTTACACCGACGATCACATCTTCCCGAGCATACAGAGGAACATTTCCGGAGGACACAATGCCCGGATGGCAATAACACGCTGTTAAGTGAGAAAGATTCACTCTCTGCAATGCCCGGTATGAGTCAGCTGCCGTGGCTCCATCCGGTCGTCGTGATCACAGACCTGTTGTATAACCGGCCCGGGGGAAAACCCGTGGACACGATCAGATTACCAGAACTAAAAACCCCGTTTACCACAAAACTCCAGACTTGTTCGCATGATTTTACCCAATTTCTTCTCTGTCACCTGGTTGATTTGTCACAAGTGTGGATCATGTGTTTAAGGTGGATTTAATAGGCCTATTTAAGCGTATAATTGTAATGTGGCGCCCGCAGCGACAGAGAGTACcgtgtctctgtctgtctctgctcttcAGCACCACAGGCAGTGGACAGCGCCGAGCAGCGCGGTGacacctgcagctgcagctcagcaCCGACATCACTGTGGGAAATAAATCTTCCCAGACTAAAGCCATAAAGACTCTTTATGAAGGTGATGAAAGTTGCTCAAAACGTCTTTAGATGCGACCATATTTGAGTTAAAACGCGACTCTTCGTTTTGAAGCAACTCCAGATAGTTTAGTCTATCTTGTCTTTCACTTCAAACACCATATGTTTGCCCCTTTTGACAGCCAGTGCAAGCCATGGCTCACATACACCTGTGTAGTGTCATACAGGTGCGTGTGGTCTGTATATTCTGTCCACTCCACTGATGTGTATAGTCCAAATAAGCCACGATCACGTTACGTGTGAATATGGCGTTGAGgactttaaaacatattttaaacaattaatttccCTGATGGAAAATCAATCCACATGGGAGATCAAATAGTTGTAGACATACTCTCATTTTTGATTGATTGCTTAGGTTTAAACTCCTGTCTGCTACACAGAAAATATGCCGTGCAGCCTTATAAGTGAGTTATGTTAGATTAAAGAATTAATTTAGTAGAGTACTCGTAGCATCATGATAGCACACAGATCAATTGAAAGAAATGTCTTCATAAACTTTAGGGAAGTTTACCAAAATGTCAGGTTACATCAGTATTCCTCAAACAGAGCTCGGTGGGTTTCTAGACAGCGTCTATACAGTGTGTGCTGTAGACTCTGTGGagtccacatactgtatacattgaGCTAGCATGTGCCCTCTTGTGGCTGAATTTATGCATGCATGTTTAGCAGTAATGCACACTGTATGTATGCAGGGTTTGGTAGCAGCATATCACGTCTAACTGGATTACAGTTACATGCAATTACATGCAAATTAATTACATAGCAACAATATGGTAACTGTAATGAGTTACAGTTATTAAGGAAAACAGAGTAATCAGATTAAAGATGCTTTTTCAGCTACTTTTTGGATTAGACCTGCTCCAAACATGGTGTAGAGGTGAAAAGACTGGTGGTGACAGCTGGTGACATAGAGGACACATGTTAAAACATTCAATGTTAATCATGGAATGCATGATGTTTGTTGTCGTACTCTTATAATCTgcacatttcaagtaaaatatttaatgatTAAATATGATCAGGTATGGAAATCCATAGGATGCCGTAGGATGGGATATGTTTGATCAAGTAAAGGAAAATATAGCCAGGAtggcaacatttttaaaaaaactgactAAAATGTTTTCAACCATGGTCTAAAAttgatatgattatttatttgttttgtattgttatgCAtgtatgttatattttaatataaataaacaagaaaaaactatGAACACTATGAGATCTGAGAACATTTACTTGTAAAATGATGACAGTAAGAAATAAATgtcaacatttatttcataaagAGCTGGATTGTATCATACATATGTTGTGATTTCAAAGCAAAAACACCACTTTAGCGGATCCCTGCAGAATTTCCACTCCACCTATCATTATGTTGTCACTGTTGCAAACTCAGTCATTGCAAATTATAGATGTTTTTCACTTTACAAGATATTCCTCTGGGTATGACTCACAGATCCGAAATATATCATGTGATGAAGTAGGAAATCCACTCGAAGGTGTTGTTGCAACACCAGATAACGTGTCTTTCTtcccttctcacacacacacacacacacacacacacacacacacacacacacacacacacacacacctgaagtAAAGGCATAATGTATTGCAGGACAGATAAGAATCTTACTGGAGATAACACTGCACGTTCATCATGGGACCGTAAACTATTAGCTCTCAGTTCAAATCCTCATTTGCAGAACTAGTAAAATAAAGCCTGCATGACCAGAGGCTGTCTGGTTAACAAACGCTCcgcttctcttcttcttttctctcgcTCACCTGTGTTCACCTTGTGGCTCTTTGTCATGATAATCGCTCTCAGTTTGAGCTCCTACTGGAAGGCGTTGCGGATCACATgtatttgataacattaaacacatcagaaacacaGTGCCTCTTTTGGAAGCGTGTTGTACCAGTAACATCCCAAGGCTACTAATCAGAGAGCGGATTTCCTTATTCTGAAGATGCAACGTTTTTTCTGAGATTCTAATCTGTTTCTCCTAATTTCAAACAATGTGCGGCTCTTTAGTCTTTGTTATGCAAAGATCTGTTGAAATCACTGAGCTTCTGCAGGTtgcagaaataaagacaaaacatcaaacataacCGATGATATGTAAGAAATAAGAACAGATACGGTGCAATTATTTCTGAAGGGGCATTATAACCACACTCGAGTACAGTGTTGACAttataggaaaaaaaagtatgttgcattaaggattataacttaaGAGACCAGGAAATACACAAGCACAAGAATAAAAACCTGTTGAATGAAGACTTTATTTCAGTGGATGACTCAGAGACCGCACACTGGCCtcaacttttctgtttcttttttctttccttttctttttttttttttaggaactGTGTCTGCATAACATGTGGCTAAGAAATAGTATCCAGCACTATTTCCAAATCtgtgtttaaaatattgcaAAGGAAGAATTGGCAGTAGTACTTTTACTGTGTGCCAAAACCTCAACTATAATTACCTCATAGGGAGACTGCAGTATAGAAACTGATATTGTGGCGCATTATTCGAAATTCCCTCACAGCAGTGGCATTGTTCTCTGAGGACTAATACAATTAAAGAACACGCTGTTTTACAGCTGACAGTCGTTTTAACATACTCAAACCTCTACATAAATCCAACCAATAATCCAGATGAGGGTCATCAATGTAT
This sequence is a window from Thunnus albacares chromosome 12, fThuAlb1.1, whole genome shotgun sequence. Protein-coding genes within it:
- the LOC122994125 gene encoding E3 ubiquitin-protein ligase RNF186-like codes for the protein MAETVKTGGDCNADSFPIEEYECKICYNYFDLGCHTPKLLGCSHTFCRVCLETLHSREGRGWRIDCPVCRHRTPVPEYLVHNLPDNTSLTQALPLIKHVNAPDTEDQTGPTVSSATSQESNGSCQTCKHVAFTTVCVCAIFSFLSTVVLLFLGLIFVHNFNNTVGHVCLLVASVLALFSLILTWLMCMLNYRPETEASHFSSLNSNIT